ATTAACGCCATCGGCTCGCTTGCCTTAAGTGGACTGTAGAACACGGGTGTCAGGTAAAAACCCAGCATCAAAATTACGCCTACCAAATGTTGAGTATCCCGGAAGTGGACATGCGCAACCGCAACAAGATAGGACAGGCCCATCATGAACAGCGCCTGCGCAAGGAAGACGAGTGGAAGTGCGAGGACGCTTAAAGTCGGGCCGCCGGTCTCGATAAACGAGATGACGAAGAGGAGTGGCAGAGCGAGCAGAAGGTGCACTGCCTGTGTGATGACCGCGACAACAGGAAGTATCCCGATCGGAAAGCCCGGCCGGCGCACCAGTTCGCTGCTGCCGGTTATGGAAGTCGTCGCTGCGGGTACCGCAGTGCTGAGCCAACCCCAGGCCAACACGCCGGAAAAGACGAAAGTGGTGTAGTGGGGAATATCTAGGGGCAGGACGTGACGAAAGATCAGCGAAAAAACCAGCAGCTGGCTCAATGGCCGCATCAAGGACCAGCCGAGGCCAATCGCGGACCGTTGATATCTCATCTTCAGATCGCGTGTCAGAAGTTCTAACAGCAAATCGTTCCATTGCAGACAGACGTGGATCAAGGGCTTCCACTGATCACGACGCCAGTATTGGTCCCGTCGTTTCGCGCGATCCAGCGCATCATCCTTGAGATGTTCAGGCATTTAGGCTCACTCTTGCCACCGGTTAAATACACCTTGCCTCAAAGTAGTAAAGATCATCATACTCGCGAACTGACACGGTACACTAGCGTGATCGTTATCGTAGGAAGCAACAATTATGCCGATGGTTTCCATCATTACACCGGCGCATGAAGCGGAAACAACGATTTCTTCGACCTTGGAGAGCCTGATAGCGCAAAGTCATGCCGACTGGGAATGTGTCATCATTGATGATGGTTCAACCGATCGGACTGCTGAGATCGCGGACCGTTTTGCGGCCCGGGATACGCGCTTCCGTGTGCTGCGGCAGGAGCAGAGCGGCGTTTCAGCTGCTCGCAATGCGGGACTGGCACAGGCGAAAGGCGACTGGGTCGTCTTTCTCGACTCTGACGACGCGCTGGCACCCTTTCACCTCGAAACCATGTTGAATCACACACGAGCTTTGCCGCAGGCCGACATTCTGCATTGCGGTTGGCGCCGCCTGAAAGATGGTGCTCCCTGGTGGCAGTCTCACCCCGCGGTGAAAATGGACAATCCGTTTGCCGAAACAGCGCGCTATTGCCCCTTCGCGATCCACGCCGCCTTGCTTCGCCGGTCCCGGCTTGCAGAAATCGGCGGCTTCGATCCAGAGATGACAATGTGCGAGGACTGGGACCTGTGGCAGCGCCTCGCTCGAGCTGGCGCCGAGTTTGCGCCGGTTGAAGGCCTGATGGCTGACGTTAGCGTAGAGGCCGGTTCGCTGTCGTCAAACAGGGTTAAGCATCTCGATTTTGGTCTTAAGGTGATCCGGCGCGGCCACCATTCCGATCCGCGCATTGCCTATCCAGTGCCGGCCCTCGCCCAGGGAATAACACAAGCCGCGTTGGGAACAGCGTGCTGGTATCTCGCGACCTGGCTCGTCGGCGCCACAATAGGTCAGGGCGACAATCCTGGCGAACTGCTTGACCGGGTGGCAGAGCCTATCCCACCTGACGCCGACGCCTACGCGCTCAGCGCAATCATGATGGACGGGATTGTGGTCGGCGCCTTCCCGGGCGAGCCGATTTGGCCCGGACTCTGGTCGAAGATCCAGGACAAGCTTCCCGACCTGGAGGCTTGGTTTAATCGGCATAGTCCCCAAGAAGCTTTTGGTTCGCTGCTGGTTCGTGCACTGGAACGAAAGATCGCCGACCAACTGCCGACCGACGTGCCCGCCACGATCGGAACAACGAGGATACAGCCAATCGATTTGGATCGACCTATCGTCGACCTTATCTTGCCCGGCATTGAGCGGCTGCGCTGTTGCATCTGGCGAGGCCCGACGCTGCTAGGGCAACTGGAGTTTGTTGTCTTCGGAGCAATCGAAGCCGATGCCATACGAAATCGACTTAGGATGATGTTCGGCCTGGAGTTCGACGATCCGACGGACCCAACGGCGGTGGCAGAGGACGGCTTCGTCAATCTTCCTGATCAGGATGACGGGCGCGTCGCCGCCGCCAGCATGGCAGCGCCCAGCCACCGGGGGTAGCTCAACGGGTGCTGAAGCTCATGGCGAAAATATCATATTGGGCAGAAGCTAAGACAGTCGCGGGTTGGGGCAGCAAGGAGGAGCCGGCACCAACACCTGTCGACTCAATATTGGGCGTCGCGCATGCCGGGCGCGCCGAATTCGATCGAATCGTTGAAGAGGAAAGTCAGCGGGCAGTTGCAGCCTCGGCGCAGATGTTAAAGGAGACGCCGTCGAAAAAAACCGGCCCGGCGGGCGATGAGGTGCCGAGGTACGATACGGAGGCGTACTGGGAGGAACTGTTTTCCCAGGTCGATCCTTGGGACTACCGAAACAACTATGAGACTGTGAAATACCTTCAAACACTCTCGGTGTTGGACGATCGGCGCTTTTCAAACGGCCTTGAGCTGGCCTGCGCGGAAGGAACCTTTACACGGATGTTGGCCTCCCGCGTCGACAACCTGCTGGCGACCGACATTTCGGCGTCGGCAGTCGCTCGAGCGGCCTCGCTCCAGGACGATGATTCTGCGGTAGCCTATCGGCAGTTGGATCTTTTGCGCGACGAGCTGGAAGGGCCTTACGATCTCATCGTCTGCAGTGAAGTTCTGTACTATTTCGAGAACAGAGAAAAACTTCGGCAGATTGTCGATAAGATTGCAGGCAGCCTTCGCCCTGGTGGTTGGTTCGTGACCGCCCACGCCAACCTCCTGGTTGATATGCCGAATGAGACGGGATTTGGGTGGCCGCATGAATTCGGTGCGGTCGGCATAGGTGAGATGTTTGACCAGCATCCGGATTTAACTCTCTCGGTTGAAGCCAGGAGTCCGCTCTATAGAATCCAAAGGTTCGAGAAGGTGGAGCACGGGGGCTTCCTTGAGCCGACACGCGTGGAAGTAAACACAGCGCAGCCTTTGCCTCTTCAGGTCGCCAGCCAGGTACGCTGGAGAGGGGGGCAAGTTGTGGAAGCCGCCGCCGACTGGAACGATGTCCCGATCCTGATGTACCATCAGGTTTCGGACGACGGTGCTGAACAGCTGGCTCGATACCGCCAGTCTCCGGAGGCTTTCGAAGCTCAACTGGCCTTCCTGCGCGACGCCGGATGGCGCGGCATGACTTTGGATCGGCTGCTTGCTTGTTTCGATGAAGGTGCCAAACCGCCCGAAAAGACATTGGTTCTGACCTTCGACGACGCTACACGCGATTTCATGACGCATGCCCTCCCACTGCTACATCGATACGGCTTCCCATCCTCACTCTTCGTCCCAACCGGCAGGGTCGGCGGCTCTGCAATATGGGATTCGGCCTATGGATCGCCAGCTCCACTGCTGACGTGGGAGGAACTTGCGGCAGTCGCGAAAAGCGACGTGACGCTCGGCGCCCACGGTGTCCGGCACGTGCGTCTATCTGCCCTGGCACCGGAGAGCCTGTTGCGAGAGCTTGCCGGCTCCAAAGCCATGCTTGAAAAATGCCTGGGTCGGGAAGTGCTGGCGATCGCATATCCGTACGGCGACTTCGACCCCGCTATCCGGGACATAGCCGAACAGTGTGGTTACCGGATCGGGTTAAGCTGCGTCGGCGGCGCAGTGCGGGCGGATGCAGATA
This Rhizobium acidisoli DNA region includes the following protein-coding sequences:
- a CDS encoding ABC transporter permease, with the protein product MPEHLKDDALDRAKRRDQYWRRDQWKPLIHVCLQWNDLLLELLTRDLKMRYQRSAIGLGWSLMRPLSQLLVFSLIFRHVLPLDIPHYTTFVFSGVLAWGWLSTAVPAATTSITGSSELVRRPGFPIGILPVVAVITQAVHLLLALPLLFVISFIETGGPTLSVLALPLVFLAQALFMMGLSYLVAVAHVHFRDTQHLVGVILMLGFYLTPVFYSPLKASEPMALIHTWNPMAWILEGYRAIFVEHAWPPVDIYWKTALVSLPMLIAGICLVERGSARLVDEL
- a CDS encoding glycosyltransferase family 2 protein yields the protein MPMVSIITPAHEAETTISSTLESLIAQSHADWECVIIDDGSTDRTAEIADRFAARDTRFRVLRQEQSGVSAARNAGLAQAKGDWVVFLDSDDALAPFHLETMLNHTRALPQADILHCGWRRLKDGAPWWQSHPAVKMDNPFAETARYCPFAIHAALLRRSRLAEIGGFDPEMTMCEDWDLWQRLARAGAEFAPVEGLMADVSVEAGSLSSNRVKHLDFGLKVIRRGHHSDPRIAYPVPALAQGITQAALGTACWYLATWLVGATIGQGDNPGELLDRVAEPIPPDADAYALSAIMMDGIVVGAFPGEPIWPGLWSKIQDKLPDLEAWFNRHSPQEAFGSLLVRALERKIADQLPTDVPATIGTTRIQPIDLDRPIVDLILPGIERLRCCIWRGPTLLGQLEFVVFGAIEADAIRNRLRMMFGLEFDDPTDPTAVAEDGFVNLPDQDDGRVAAASMAAPSHRG
- a CDS encoding polysaccharide deacetylase family protein yields the protein MLKLMAKISYWAEAKTVAGWGSKEEPAPTPVDSILGVAHAGRAEFDRIVEEESQRAVAASAQMLKETPSKKTGPAGDEVPRYDTEAYWEELFSQVDPWDYRNNYETVKYLQTLSVLDDRRFSNGLELACAEGTFTRMLASRVDNLLATDISASAVARAASLQDDDSAVAYRQLDLLRDELEGPYDLIVCSEVLYYFENREKLRQIVDKIAGSLRPGGWFVTAHANLLVDMPNETGFGWPHEFGAVGIGEMFDQHPDLTLSVEARSPLYRIQRFEKVEHGGFLEPTRVEVNTAQPLPLQVASQVRWRGGQVVEAAADWNDVPILMYHQVSDDGAEQLARYRQSPEAFEAQLAFLRDAGWRGMTLDRLLACFDEGAKPPEKTLVLTFDDATRDFMTHALPLLHRYGFPSSLFVPTGRVGGSAIWDSAYGSPAPLLTWEELAAVAKSDVTLGAHGVRHVRLSALAPESLLRELAGSKAMLEKCLGREVLAIAYPYGDFDPAIRDIAEQCGYRIGLSCVGGAVRADADKLALKRQEVFRGITQSEFANLLVS